The following coding sequences are from one Rutidosis leptorrhynchoides isolate AG116_Rl617_1_P2 chromosome 11, CSIRO_AGI_Rlap_v1, whole genome shotgun sequence window:
- the LOC139876029 gene encoding uncharacterized protein, giving the protein MRSDSTHSSSLGTWTNIILAGKAIDEMNIPFSNSFVKTLGDGSSTAFWKEVWIGSSKLCDKYPRLYRLECEQNAMVSDRLQICNSTMTYNWNWIRTPCGRTMGELDSLTELLSGTSLSSETKDKWLWNMSGNERFTVKILSSIIDESLLAIGTNNYETIRNNLVPKKLEIFTWRVIKKRIPVKLELEKRGIDLHSVRCPLCDDDLETIDHALIFCKHSLDVWNCIFKWWGLGNFSNLSTNEILRGIAPSQMSNLGRLIWQAVEWVCVYFVWKNRNTRVFRGKMWNTPIALNEIQSKSFEWISHRLKGKKLDWFDWLNNPSVYLTI; this is encoded by the coding sequence ATGAGAAGTGACTCAACTCACTCCTCATCTCTTGGCACTTGGACTAACATTATTTTGGCAGGAAAGGCAATTGATGAGATGAATATTCCCTTTAGCAATTCTTTCGTGAAAACACTGGGCGATGGATCTTCAACAGCTTTTTGGAAAGAAGTGTGGATTGGAAGCAGCAAACTTTGCGACAAGTACCCAAGACTATATAGGCTGGAATGTGAGCAGAATGCTATGGTTAGCGATCGACTTCAGATTTGCAACTCAACTATGACGTACAACTGGAACTGGATAAGAACTCCTTGCGGCAGAACCATGGGTGAACTTGATTCATTAACTGAGTTGTTGTCAGGTACAAGTCTGAGTAGCGAAACCAAAGATAAATGGTTGTGGAACATGTCTGGAAACGAGCGATTTACTGTGAAAATATTATCAAGCATCATAGACGAGTCCCTTCTAGCAATTGGAACCAATAATTATGAAACAATCCGAAACAACTTGGTACCAAAAAAATTGGAAATTTTCACATGGAGAGTTATCAAAAAACGCATTCCCGTCAAACTCGAGCTCGAAAAACGGGGCATTGACCTTCATAGCGTTAGATGCCCTCTTTGTGATGACGACTTAGAGACCATTGATCACGCATTAATCTTTTGCAAACACTCCTTGGACGTGTGGAACTGTATTTTTAAGTGGTGGGGTTTGGGCAATTTCTCAAACCTTAGTACTAACGAAATTCTACGTGGTATTGCTCCATCCCAAATGTCAAACCTCGGAAGGCTAATTTGGCAAGCCGTCGAATGGGTTTGTGTTTATTTCGTTTGGAAAAATCGTAATACTAGGGTTTTCCGCGGTAAAATGTGGAATACTCCGATTGCTCTAAATGAAATACAATCCAAATCCTTCGAATGGATATCGCATAGACTGAAAGGAAAGAAACTAGATTGGTTCGATTGGTTAAACAACCCGAGTGTGTATCTTACAATTTAA